One part of the Lotus japonicus ecotype B-129 chromosome 2, LjGifu_v1.2 genome encodes these proteins:
- the LOC130738097 gene encoding chalcone synthase 4-like produces MVSVAEIRKAQRAEGPATIFAIGTANPPNCVDQSTYPDFYFRVTNSEHKTELKEKFQRMCDKSMIKKRYMHLTEDLLKENPNMCAYMAPSLDARQDMVVVEVPRLGKEAAVKAIKEWGQPKSKITHLIFCTTSGVDMPGADYQLTKLLGLRPYVKRYMMYQQGCFAGGTVLRLAKDLAENNKGARVLVVCSELTAVTFRGPSDTHLDSLVGQALFGDGAAALIVGSDPVLEVEKPLFELVWTAQTIAPDSEGAIDGHLREVGLTFHLLKDVPGIVSKNIEKALIEAFQPLGISDYNSIFWIAHPGGPAILDQVEQKLDLKPEKMRATREVLSEYGNMSSACVLFILDEMRKKSAQDELKTTGEGLEWGVLFGFGPGLTIETVVLRSVTI; encoded by the exons ATGGTGAGTGTAGCTGAGATTCGCAAGGCTCAAAGAGCTGAAGGCCCAGCAACCATCTTCGCTATTGGCACTGCAAACCCTCCTAACTGTGTTGATCAAAGCACTTACCCTGATTTCTACTTCAGAGTCACCAACAGTGAGCACAAAACTGAGCTTAAGGAGAAGTTTCAGCGCATGT GTGACAAGTCTATGATCAAGAAGAGATACATGCACTTGACAGAAGATCTTTTGAAAGAGAACCCTAACATGTGCGCTTATATGGCACCTTCTCTGGATGCTAGGCAAGACATGGTGGTTGTAGAAGTACCTAGACTGGGTAAAGAAGCAGCAGTAAAGGCTATTAAAGAATGGGGTCAACCTAAGTCCAAGATTACCCACTTAATATTTTGCACCACAAGTGGTGTAGACATGCCCGGTGCTGATTATCAACTCACCAAACTCCTGGGTCTTCGCCCTTATGTGAAAAGGTACATGATGTACCAACAAGGGTGCTTTGCAGGTGGCACGGTGCTCCGTTTGGCTAAGGACTTGGCTGAGAACAACAAAGGTGCGCGTGTGCTGGTTGTTTGTTCTGAACTTACTGCAGTTACCTTTCGTGGCCCCAGTGACACTCACCTAGACAGCCTTGTGGGGCAAGCATTGTTTGGAGACGGAGCAGCTGCACTCATTGTTGGTTCCGATCCAGTGCTTGAAGTTGAGAAACCTTTGTTTGAGCTAGTTTGGACTGCACAAACTATTGCTCCGGATAGTGAAGGAGCCATTGATGGTCACCTACGTGAAGTTGGATTGACATTTCATCTCCTTAAAGATGTTCCTGGGATTGTTTCAAAGAACATTGAGAAAGCACTTATTGAGGCCTTCCAACCACTAGGCATATCTGATTACAACTCAATTTTTTGGATTGCACACCCAGGTGGCCCAGCAATTTTAGACCAAGTTGAGCAGAAGTTGGACTTGAAACCTGAAAAGATGAGGGCTACTAGAGAAGTGCTAAGTGAATATGGTAACATGTCAAGTGCATGTGTCCTATTCATCTTagatgaaatgagaaagaaatcagCTCAAGATGAACTCAAAACCACCGGTGAAGGACTTGAATGGGGTGTGTTATTCGGTTTTGGACCTGGACTTACCATTGAAACAGTTGTTTTGCGTAGTGTGACCATTTAA